A stretch of Arthrobacter sp. NEB 688 DNA encodes these proteins:
- a CDS encoding TrkA family potassium uptake protein codes for MHFVIMGCGRVGASLARALERAGHEVAVVDQEEDAFRRLGTSFEGRTVTGVGFDRDTLRAAGIEDAYAFAAVSSGDNSNILAARVAREKFGVENVVARIYDPGRAEIYQRLGIPTVATVKWTSDQMLRRLLPQGHVPEFTDPSGHVVIAEIPVTAAWIGRRFSELETATEGRLAYVTRLGDGFIPGTDTVYQEGDLVHLALLREHLATAERVLDAPPPAH; via the coding sequence GTGCACTTCGTGATCATGGGCTGCGGCCGTGTCGGCGCCTCGCTCGCCCGAGCCCTCGAGCGAGCCGGCCACGAGGTCGCCGTCGTCGACCAGGAAGAGGACGCCTTCCGGCGCCTCGGCACCTCCTTCGAGGGGCGCACGGTCACCGGCGTCGGCTTCGACCGCGACACGCTGCGGGCGGCCGGCATCGAGGACGCCTACGCCTTCGCCGCGGTCTCCAGCGGCGACAACTCCAACATCCTCGCCGCCCGCGTGGCCCGCGAGAAGTTCGGCGTCGAGAACGTCGTCGCGCGCATCTACGACCCCGGTCGCGCCGAGATCTACCAACGGCTGGGCATCCCCACCGTCGCCACGGTCAAGTGGACGAGCGACCAGATGCTGCGCCGGCTGCTCCCGCAGGGCCACGTGCCGGAGTTCACCGACCCGTCGGGCCACGTCGTCATCGCCGAGATCCCGGTCACCGCCGCGTGGATCGGCCGCCGCTTCAGCGAGCTCGAGACGGCCACCGAGGGCCGGCTCGCCTACGTGACCCGGCTCGGCGACGGGTTCATCCCCGGCACCGACACCGTCTACCAGGAGGGCGACCTCGTGCACCTCGCCCTGCTGCGCGAGCACCTCGCCACCGCCGAGCGCGTCCTCGACGCGCCGCCCCCCGCCCACTGA
- a CDS encoding APC family permease → MRSDRLGETLLPKKLALPVFASDALSSVAYAPDEILLTLGLAGGTLALTQSWKIALVVVVVMAIVIMSYRQNVHAYPSGGGDYEVASVNLGPRAGLTVASALLVDYVLTVAVSVSSGVQNAAAAFGFVRGHEAIVAVLIIVALTAMNLRGVRESGTAFAIPTYLFMASVLGMAAFGFFRKVSGDLPLAESASLTLRAESGFEELGTVAMAFLLLRAFSSGCAALTGVEAISNGVPAFKKPKSRNAATTLLLMGVVSVTMLMSMITLASWTGVHYADDEANQLLRDGVPVGDGYIQDTVMGQVSKAVFSDFHLGVVVVSIVTGLILVLAANTAFNGFPVLGSILARDGFLPRQLHTRGDRLAFSNGILILAGAAAALVVVFNADVTRLIQLYIVGVFVSFTLSQIGMVRHWNRFLRVERDPSARARMMRSRVINAIGAAMSGTVLVVVLLTKFTHGAGYAIAAMAVLFFLMLAIRKHYDHVRDELSVEERDTKAQMLPSRVHAIVLVAKIHKPTLRALAYARATRPSVLEAITVSVDADETKGLQQEWDRRDIPVPLKALDSPYREITRPVLDYVKSIRTDNPRDIVVVYIPQYVVGHWWEQILHNQSALRLRTRLLFTPGVMVSSVPWQLASSEGAEERMDGPVAGDVRRGE, encoded by the coding sequence ATGCGCAGCGACCGTCTCGGCGAGACGCTCCTGCCGAAGAAGCTCGCCCTGCCCGTCTTCGCGAGCGACGCGCTGTCGTCGGTGGCCTACGCCCCCGACGAGATCCTCCTGACCCTCGGCCTGGCGGGCGGGACGCTCGCCCTGACGCAGTCGTGGAAGATCGCGCTCGTCGTGGTCGTCGTCATGGCGATCGTCATCATGAGCTACCGGCAGAACGTGCACGCCTACCCCAGCGGCGGCGGTGACTACGAGGTCGCGAGCGTCAACCTCGGCCCGCGCGCCGGCCTGACGGTGGCGAGCGCGCTGCTCGTCGACTACGTCCTCACCGTGGCGGTGTCCGTCTCGTCGGGCGTGCAGAACGCCGCGGCCGCCTTCGGGTTCGTCCGCGGGCACGAGGCGATCGTCGCGGTGCTCATCATCGTCGCGCTCACGGCGATGAACCTGCGCGGCGTGCGCGAGTCGGGGACGGCCTTCGCCATCCCCACCTACCTCTTCATGGCCAGCGTCCTCGGGATGGCGGCGTTCGGCTTCTTCCGCAAGGTCTCCGGGGACCTCCCGCTCGCCGAGAGCGCCTCGCTGACCCTGCGCGCCGAGAGCGGCTTCGAGGAGCTCGGCACCGTCGCGATGGCCTTCCTGCTGCTGCGCGCCTTCTCGTCCGGCTGCGCGGCGCTCACCGGCGTCGAGGCCATCTCCAACGGCGTCCCGGCGTTCAAGAAGCCCAAGAGCCGCAACGCCGCGACGACCCTGCTCCTCATGGGCGTGGTCTCGGTGACGATGCTCATGTCGATGATCACGCTGGCCTCCTGGACCGGCGTGCACTACGCCGACGACGAGGCCAACCAGCTGCTGCGCGACGGGGTCCCGGTCGGCGACGGCTACATCCAGGACACCGTCATGGGCCAGGTGTCGAAGGCCGTCTTCTCCGACTTCCACCTCGGGGTGGTCGTCGTCTCGATCGTCACCGGCCTCATCCTCGTGCTCGCCGCGAACACGGCCTTCAACGGCTTCCCGGTCCTCGGCTCGATCCTCGCCCGCGACGGGTTCCTGCCGCGCCAGCTGCACACCCGCGGCGACCGGCTCGCCTTCTCCAACGGCATCCTCATCCTCGCCGGCGCGGCCGCCGCGCTCGTCGTCGTGTTCAACGCCGACGTCACCCGGCTCATCCAGCTCTACATCGTCGGCGTCTTCGTGTCGTTCACGCTGTCGCAGATCGGGATGGTGCGGCACTGGAACCGGTTCCTGCGCGTCGAGCGGGACCCGTCGGCGCGGGCCCGGATGATGCGCAGCCGCGTCATCAACGCCATCGGGGCGGCGATGTCGGGCACGGTGCTCGTCGTCGTGCTGCTCACGAAGTTCACCCACGGCGCGGGCTACGCGATCGCGGCGATGGCGGTCCTGTTCTTCCTCATGCTCGCGATCCGCAAGCACTACGACCACGTCCGTGACGAGCTGAGCGTCGAGGAGCGCGACACCAAGGCGCAGATGCTGCCCTCGCGCGTCCACGCCATCGTCCTCGTGGCGAAGATCCACAAGCCGACGCTGCGGGCGCTGGCCTACGCGCGGGCCACCCGGCCGTCGGTGCTCGAGGCGATCACCGTCTCGGTCGACGCCGACGAGACCAAGGGCCTGCAGCAGGAGTGGGACCGGCGCGACATCCCGGTGCCCCTCAAGGCCCTCGACAGCCCGTACCGCGAGATCACCCGGCCGGTGCTCGACTACGTCAAGTCGATCCGCACCGACAACCCGCGCGACATCGTCGTCGTCTACATCCCGCAGTACGTCGTCGGGCACTGGTGGGAGCAGATCCTGCACAACCAGAGCGCGCTGCGGCTGCGCACCCGCCTGCTCTTCACGCCCGGCGTCATGGTGTCGTCGGTGCCGTGGCAGCTCGCGTCGTCCGAGGGCGCCGAGGAGCGGATGGACGGCCCGGTCGCCGGCGACGTCCGCCGCGGCGAGTGA
- a CDS encoding class I SAM-dependent RNA methyltransferase, protein MAEHPEGLAVGDEVDVDVTAFAHGGHSIARAAGQVLFVRHTLPGERVRARVTELGSGGRFVRADAVEVIEASADRVTPPCPWSGPGRCGGCDLQHVALDGQRRLKAGVVREQMSRLAGLEVDVEVEPVPGDDGGLDWRTRVEFAVDAEGRAGLRRHRSHEVVPVDHCRIAAPGVDVLRVTERTWPGAEAVDAVAPSVGAPVAVEVPGGPVAEVTERVEVAATEGRPGFAHDFTVSARGFWQVHPGAATTFLTAVLDGLRVRPGERALDLYSGVGLFAAALSEAVGHEGQVVAVEADRDAVERASADLGPAGNVAVLGARVDDAFGLARTDRRRGTGRSRGRRPARSPLLPQRADVVVLDPPRTGAGPAVVGAVADLAPRAVAYVACDPAALARDTAALLARGYRLVSLRAFDAFPMTHHVECVALFEPASA, encoded by the coding sequence ATGGCGGAGCACCCCGAGGGCCTCGCGGTCGGCGACGAGGTCGACGTCGACGTCACGGCCTTCGCCCACGGCGGCCACTCCATCGCGCGGGCCGCGGGCCAGGTCCTCTTCGTGCGGCACACACTTCCCGGCGAGCGGGTGCGGGCCCGGGTCACCGAGCTCGGCTCCGGCGGACGCTTCGTGCGCGCCGACGCCGTCGAGGTGATCGAGGCCTCCGCGGACCGCGTGACGCCGCCCTGCCCGTGGAGCGGCCCCGGCCGCTGCGGCGGCTGCGACCTCCAGCACGTCGCGCTCGACGGCCAGCGCCGCCTCAAGGCCGGTGTCGTCCGCGAGCAGATGAGCCGCCTCGCCGGGCTCGAGGTCGACGTCGAGGTCGAGCCGGTGCCCGGCGACGACGGCGGCCTGGACTGGCGCACCCGCGTCGAGTTCGCCGTCGACGCCGAGGGTCGTGCGGGCCTGCGCCGCCACCGTTCGCACGAGGTCGTGCCGGTCGACCACTGCCGCATCGCTGCCCCCGGGGTCGACGTGCTGCGCGTCACCGAGCGCACCTGGCCGGGCGCCGAGGCGGTCGACGCCGTCGCGCCCTCCGTCGGTGCGCCCGTCGCGGTCGAGGTGCCCGGCGGGCCGGTCGCCGAGGTCACCGAGCGGGTCGAGGTCGCGGCCACCGAGGGTCGCCCGGGCTTCGCCCACGACTTCACCGTGTCGGCCCGCGGCTTCTGGCAGGTGCACCCGGGCGCCGCGACGACCTTCCTCACCGCCGTCCTCGACGGCCTGCGGGTGCGGCCGGGGGAGCGCGCGCTCGACCTCTACAGCGGGGTCGGCCTGTTCGCCGCCGCTCTCTCGGAGGCCGTGGGCCACGAGGGCCAGGTCGTCGCCGTCGAGGCCGACCGCGACGCCGTCGAGCGCGCGAGCGCCGACCTCGGCCCCGCGGGCAACGTCGCCGTCCTCGGGGCACGGGTCGACGACGCGTTCGGGCTGGCGCGCACCGACCGGCGCCGCGGGACGGGACGCAGCCGTGGGCGGCGACCGGCCCGCTCGCCGCTGCTGCCGCAGCGGGCCGACGTCGTCGTCCTCGACCCGCCGCGCACCGGGGCCGGCCCGGCCGTCGTCGGGGCCGTCGCGGACCTCGCCCCGCGGGCCGTCGCCTACGTCGCGTGCGACCCCGCCGCCCTCGCCCGCGACACCGCGGCTCTGCTGGCGCGCGGGTACCGGCTCGTGTCGCTGCGAGCCTTCGACGCCTTCCCGATGACGCACCACGTCGAGTGCGTCGCCCTCTTCGAGCCCGCGTCGGCGTGA
- a CDS encoding alpha/beta hydrolase produces the protein MSGRPGRRALLASALGAPLLAAGCSSSPDAGDASPGAPAAERIPYGPHPAQFVELTRPVGDSRGVVVVLHGGFWLAEYDVSLARPLAADLVRRGWTALAVEYRRVGDGGGVPATLDDVSAALDLLADRGLGDRRVVTLGHSAGGQLAVWAAARTRLDRWRAARVVPTHVVSQAGVLDLRTADAEDLGGGAVPGFLGGSPQERPDAWAWADPTALVPLDVPVWCVHGADDGTVPIAQSQAYVAAARAAGGEATLVEVPGDHLDQVDVGSDAWARTVEVLDAL, from the coding sequence GTGAGCGGGCGGCCCGGGCGGCGCGCCCTGCTGGCGTCCGCGCTCGGGGCCCCGCTGCTGGCCGCCGGCTGCTCGTCGTCGCCGGACGCCGGCGACGCGTCCCCGGGAGCGCCGGCGGCCGAGCGCATCCCCTACGGCCCGCACCCGGCGCAGTTCGTCGAGCTGACGCGTCCCGTCGGTGACTCGCGGGGCGTCGTCGTCGTGCTGCACGGCGGCTTCTGGCTCGCCGAGTACGACGTCTCGCTGGCGCGCCCGCTCGCGGCCGACCTCGTGCGCCGCGGCTGGACGGCGCTGGCCGTCGAGTACCGCCGGGTCGGCGACGGGGGAGGCGTGCCGGCGACGCTCGACGACGTCTCCGCCGCGCTCGACCTCCTCGCCGACCGGGGCCTCGGCGACCGCCGGGTCGTGACCCTCGGCCACTCGGCGGGCGGCCAGCTCGCGGTCTGGGCCGCGGCTCGGACGCGGCTGGACCGGTGGCGGGCCGCGCGGGTCGTCCCCACCCACGTCGTGTCCCAGGCCGGTGTCCTCGACCTGCGCACCGCCGACGCCGAGGATCTCGGCGGGGGAGCGGTCCCGGGGTTCCTCGGCGGCTCGCCGCAGGAGCGCCCCGACGCGTGGGCGTGGGCCGACCCCACGGCCCTCGTGCCGCTCGACGTGCCGGTGTGGTGCGTCCACGGCGCGGACGACGGGACGGTGCCGATCGCCCAGTCGCAGGCCTACGTCGCCGCGGCGCGCGCGGCCGGGGGAGAGGCCACGCTCGTCGAGGTCCCGGGCGACCACCTCGACCAGGTCGACGTCGGCTCCGACGCCTGGGCGCGGACGGTCGAGGTCCTCGACGCGCTCTGA
- a CDS encoding aconitate hydratase codes for MASTNSFDAHGTLEVGEKSYDIYRLSTVEGSESLPYSLKVLLENLLRTEDGANITADHIRALGGWDENAQPDTEIQFTPARVIMQDFTGVPCVVDLATMREAMKDLGGDASKINPLAPAELVIDHSVQIDVFGRADAFERNVEIEYQRNGERYKFLRWGQTAFDDFKVVPPGTGIVHQVNIEHLARTVMVRDGVAYPDTCVGTDSHTTMVNGLGVLGWGVGGIEAEAAMLGQPVSMLIPRVVGFKLTGEMNPGVTATDVVLTITDMLRQHGVVGKFVEFYGAGVTALPLANRATIGNMSPEFGSTCAIFPIDDVTLEYLRLTGRADEDVALVEAYAKEQGLWLDPAAEPRFSEKLELDLTTVVPSIAGPKRPQDRIELTRAKTAFREVLPTYVAHEEGSDGEASSFPASDPTPQGSPDGQNGGEAPAHEGTAAGRPSRRVPVTLSDGTSFEIDHGIVSIASITSCTNTSNPSVMIAAALLAKNAVDRGLTAKPWVKTSMAPGSKVVTGYYEAAGLWPYLEKLGFHLVGYGCATCIGNSGPLHEEISAAIQENDLAVTAVLSGNRNFEGRINPDVKMNYLASPPLVIAYALAGTMDFDFESDALGQDTDGTDVFLRDLWPAPADVEETIRGAITRDLFEKDYADVFAGDERWQSLPTPEGDTFAWDAESTYVRKPPYFEGMQMEPSPVSDISGARVLAKLGDSVTTDHISPAGSIKGDSPAGRYLAEHGIERKDFNSYGSRRGNHEVMIRGTFANIRLRNQLLDGVEGGFTRNFLAGGEQTSIYDASAAYQEAGVPLVVLAGKEYGSGSSRDWAAKGTALLGVKAVVAESYERIHRSNLIGMGVLPLQYPQGENAESLGLTGTETFSVTGIEALNDGSTPRTVSVVATSEDGTETSFEAVVRIDTPGEADYYRNGGILQYVLRSLVR; via the coding sequence GTGGCCAGCACGAACAGCTTCGACGCCCACGGCACGCTCGAGGTGGGCGAGAAGTCCTACGACATCTACCGGCTGTCGACGGTCGAGGGCAGCGAGTCCCTCCCGTACAGCCTCAAGGTCCTCCTCGAGAACCTCCTGCGGACCGAGGACGGCGCCAACATCACCGCGGACCACATCCGCGCCCTCGGCGGCTGGGACGAGAACGCCCAGCCCGACACCGAGATCCAGTTCACCCCGGCCCGCGTCATCATGCAGGACTTCACGGGCGTGCCCTGCGTCGTCGACCTCGCGACGATGCGCGAGGCGATGAAGGACCTCGGCGGCGACGCCTCGAAGATCAACCCGCTCGCCCCGGCCGAGCTCGTCATCGACCACTCGGTCCAGATCGACGTCTTCGGCCGCGCCGACGCCTTCGAGCGCAACGTCGAGATCGAGTACCAGCGCAACGGCGAGCGCTACAAGTTCCTGCGCTGGGGCCAGACCGCCTTCGACGACTTCAAGGTCGTCCCCCCGGGCACCGGCATCGTCCACCAGGTCAACATCGAGCACCTGGCCCGCACGGTCATGGTCCGCGACGGCGTCGCCTACCCCGACACCTGCGTCGGCACCGACAGTCACACGACGATGGTCAACGGCCTCGGCGTCCTCGGCTGGGGCGTCGGCGGCATCGAGGCCGAGGCCGCGATGCTCGGCCAGCCCGTCTCGATGCTCATCCCGCGCGTCGTCGGCTTCAAGCTGACCGGCGAGATGAACCCGGGCGTCACCGCGACCGACGTCGTCCTGACGATCACCGACATGCTGCGCCAGCACGGTGTCGTCGGCAAGTTCGTCGAGTTCTACGGCGCCGGCGTCACCGCGCTCCCGCTCGCGAACCGCGCGACCATCGGCAACATGAGCCCCGAGTTCGGCTCCACCTGTGCGATCTTCCCGATCGACGACGTCACGCTCGAGTACCTGCGCCTCACCGGCCGCGCCGACGAGGACGTCGCCCTCGTCGAGGCGTACGCCAAGGAGCAGGGCCTCTGGCTCGACCCGGCCGCCGAGCCGCGCTTCTCCGAGAAGCTCGAGCTCGACCTCACGACGGTCGTCCCCTCGATCGCCGGCCCGAAGCGCCCCCAGGACCGCATCGAGCTGACGCGGGCCAAGACCGCCTTCCGCGAGGTGCTCCCGACCTACGTCGCGCACGAGGAGGGCTCCGACGGCGAGGCCTCGTCCTTCCCGGCGTCCGACCCGACCCCGCAGGGCAGCCCCGACGGGCAGAACGGTGGCGAGGCGCCGGCCCACGAGGGCACCGCCGCCGGCCGCCCGAGCCGCCGCGTCCCGGTCACGCTCTCCGACGGCACGAGCTTCGAGATCGACCACGGCATCGTCTCGATCGCCTCGATCACCTCGTGCACCAACACCTCGAACCCGTCGGTGATGATCGCCGCCGCGCTCCTCGCGAAGAACGCGGTCGACCGCGGCCTCACCGCGAAGCCGTGGGTCAAGACCTCGATGGCGCCCGGCTCCAAGGTCGTCACCGGCTACTACGAGGCGGCCGGCCTGTGGCCCTACCTCGAGAAGCTCGGCTTCCACCTCGTCGGCTACGGCTGCGCGACGTGCATCGGCAACTCGGGCCCGCTCCACGAGGAGATCTCGGCGGCCATCCAGGAGAACGACCTCGCCGTCACCGCGGTGCTCTCGGGCAACCGCAACTTCGAGGGCCGGATCAACCCGGACGTCAAGATGAACTACCTCGCGAGCCCGCCGCTCGTCATCGCCTACGCCCTCGCCGGCACGATGGACTTCGACTTCGAGTCCGACGCCCTCGGCCAGGACACCGACGGCACCGACGTCTTCCTGCGCGACCTCTGGCCGGCCCCGGCCGACGTCGAGGAGACGATCCGCGGCGCGATCACGCGCGACCTGTTCGAGAAGGACTACGCCGACGTCTTCGCCGGTGACGAGCGCTGGCAGTCGCTGCCCACGCCCGAGGGTGACACCTTCGCATGGGACGCCGAGTCGACCTACGTCCGCAAGCCCCCGTACTTCGAGGGCATGCAGATGGAGCCCTCGCCGGTCTCCGACATCAGCGGCGCGCGCGTTCTTGCCAAGCTCGGCGACTCGGTGACCACCGACCACATCAGCCCGGCGGGCTCGATCAAGGGCGACAGCCCCGCGGGCCGCTACCTCGCCGAGCACGGCATCGAGCGCAAGGACTTCAACTCCTACGGCTCGCGCCGTGGCAACCACGAGGTGATGATCCGCGGCACCTTCGCGAACATCCGCCTGCGCAACCAGCTCCTCGACGGCGTCGAGGGCGGCTTCACCCGCAACTTCCTCGCGGGGGGCGAGCAGACGTCGATCTACGACGCGTCGGCCGCCTACCAGGAGGCCGGGGTGCCGCTCGTCGTCCTCGCGGGCAAGGAGTACGGCTCCGGGTCCTCGCGCGACTGGGCCGCCAAGGGCACCGCGCTCCTCGGCGTCAAGGCCGTCGTCGCCGAGTCCTACGAGCGCATCCACCGCTCGAACCTCATCGGGATGGGCGTCCTGCCCCTGCAGTACCCGCAGGGCGAGAACGCCGAGTCGCTGGGCCTGACGGGCACGGAGACGTTCTCGGTCACGGGGATCGAGGCGCTCAACGACGGCTCGACGCCGCGCACGGTCTCGGTCGTCGCGACCTCCGAGGACGGCACGGAGACCTCGTTCGAGGCCGTCGTGCGCATCGACACCCCCGGCGAGGCGGACTACTACCGCAACGGCGGCATCCTCCAGTACGTGCTGCGGAGCCTCGTGCGCTGA
- a CDS encoding carbohydrate ABC transporter permease — MSELGIDARTQAQAVQDMRRLGPTDGGGTSRVHRSGRGKKLAVYLALVAFSVVYIYPFVVQVSTSLKTNGDAVANPLGIVPDPLTTAAFQRLAETDFPLWFTNSVIVTVCVTVGRVFFNSLAGYALARLKFRGRDAVFTAILAVLAVPGIVLLIPKFLVLNYLGIYNTYPALIVPLLVDAAGVFIMKQFFESIPPSVEEAARIDGAGTFRIFWSVVLPMARPAVITLTILSFQGSWNELAHFIIATDDPSLFTLTRGVGQLTSGGLGSGNQYPISMAAALLMTIPSAIIFAVFQRYFTQGANAGAEKG, encoded by the coding sequence ATGAGCGAGCTCGGCATCGACGCCCGCACCCAGGCCCAGGCCGTCCAGGACATGCGGCGGCTCGGCCCGACCGACGGCGGAGGGACCTCTCGCGTCCACCGCAGCGGTCGCGGCAAGAAGCTCGCGGTCTACCTCGCGCTCGTCGCGTTCTCGGTCGTCTACATCTACCCGTTCGTCGTCCAGGTCTCGACGTCGCTCAAGACCAACGGCGACGCCGTGGCCAACCCGCTGGGGATCGTCCCGGACCCGTTGACGACCGCCGCGTTCCAGCGCCTGGCCGAGACCGACTTCCCCCTGTGGTTCACCAACTCGGTCATCGTCACCGTGTGCGTGACGGTCGGGCGGGTCTTCTTCAACTCGCTCGCCGGCTACGCGCTGGCCCGGCTGAAGTTCCGCGGCCGGGACGCGGTGTTCACGGCGATCCTCGCCGTCCTGGCGGTGCCCGGCATCGTGCTGCTCATCCCGAAGTTCCTCGTGCTCAACTACCTCGGGATCTACAACACCTACCCGGCGCTCATCGTCCCGCTGCTCGTCGACGCCGCCGGCGTCTTCATCATGAAGCAGTTCTTCGAGTCGATCCCCCCGTCGGTCGAGGAGGCGGCGCGCATCGACGGTGCCGGGACCTTCCGCATCTTCTGGTCGGTCGTCCTGCCGATGGCCCGGCCGGCGGTCATCACCCTGACGATCCTCTCCTTCCAGGGGTCGTGGAACGAGCTGGCGCACTTCATCATCGCCACCGACGACCCGAGCCTCTTCACGCTCACCCGCGGTGTCGGCCAGCTGACGTCGGGCGGTCTGGGCTCGGGCAACCAGTACCCCATCTCGATGGCGGCCGCGCTGCTCATGACCATCCCGTCGGCGATCATCTTCGCGGTGTTCCAGCGCTACTTCACCCAGGGCGCGAACGCGGGCGCCGAGAAGGGCTGA
- a CDS encoding sugar ABC transporter permease has product MSTADSVTERATVAGTGSGRAPRRRRSGDGQRQTTAGWLFVTPTLVVLGLFLAIPILMALWVSFTDWSGRGSPFSSRVGFVGTENYQALLTEQGLSRQDFMISLRNTFYYVVGVVPLQTVLALGLAVIVNQRFLKGRTFFRTAFYFPSVVSSVAISLVFLFLFTGTGAVNQFLGIFGVDGPTWFSDPRGLIHLLGQGLGLWSIDAPPGALADHQVMSLSLWDWFSGPSVALSAIMLQVVWTTAGTFMLMFLAALQDLPTEVEEAALVDGANRWQRFRAVTLPHLRPTVLLVVTLGVIGTWQVFDQMYVMTQGGPAKTTLTPAYLSYTSAFGQQQWGQGAAIAFLLFVLIFVLTTFQRFVLRDKDEAAAKKARRAQRRAAKKEVAA; this is encoded by the coding sequence GTGAGCACCGCCGACTCCGTCACGGAGCGCGCCACCGTCGCGGGGACCGGCTCCGGCCGGGCCCCGCGGCGGCGGCGCAGCGGCGACGGCCAGCGCCAGACGACGGCGGGCTGGCTGTTCGTCACGCCCACGCTCGTCGTCCTCGGCCTCTTCCTCGCCATCCCGATCCTCATGGCCCTGTGGGTGTCGTTCACCGACTGGAGCGGCCGCGGGAGCCCGTTCTCCTCGCGCGTCGGCTTCGTCGGCACCGAGAACTACCAGGCGCTGCTCACCGAGCAGGGACTCTCGCGGCAGGACTTCATGATCTCGCTGCGCAACACCTTCTACTACGTCGTCGGCGTCGTCCCCCTCCAGACGGTCCTCGCGCTCGGGCTGGCGGTCATCGTCAACCAGCGCTTCCTCAAGGGCCGCACCTTCTTCCGGACGGCGTTCTACTTCCCGTCGGTGGTCTCGTCGGTGGCGATCTCGCTCGTCTTCCTCTTCCTGTTCACCGGCACCGGCGCCGTCAACCAGTTCCTCGGGATCTTCGGCGTCGACGGGCCGACGTGGTTCTCCGACCCCCGGGGCCTCATCCACCTGCTCGGCCAGGGCCTCGGCCTCTGGAGCATCGACGCGCCACCCGGCGCCCTCGCCGACCACCAGGTGATGAGCCTCTCGCTCTGGGACTGGTTCAGCGGTCCGTCCGTCGCACTCTCGGCGATCATGCTCCAGGTCGTCTGGACCACCGCGGGCACCTTCATGCTCATGTTCCTCGCGGCGCTCCAGGACCTGCCGACCGAGGTCGAGGAGGCCGCGCTCGTCGACGGCGCCAACCGCTGGCAGCGCTTCCGGGCGGTCACCCTGCCGCACCTGCGCCCGACGGTGCTGCTCGTCGTCACCCTCGGGGTCATCGGCACCTGGCAGGTGTTCGACCAGATGTACGTCATGACCCAGGGCGGCCCGGCCAAGACCACGCTGACCCCCGCCTACCTGTCCTACACCTCGGCCTTCGGGCAGCAGCAGTGGGGCCAGGGCGCCGCGATCGCCTTCCTGCTCTTCGTCCTCATCTTCGTGCTGACGACCTTCCAGCGGTTCGTCCTGCGCGACAAGGACGAGGCCGCGGCGAAGAAGGCACGGCGCGCCCAGCGGCGCGCGGCGAAGAAGGAGGTGGCGGCATGA
- a CDS encoding extracellular solute-binding protein, whose translation MTRTTRTTALVLALSGALALSACGGGGFEEEGASSAPASASGPVDLTMLIASSGDAETNAVKAAADAWAKKSGNKVTVTAASDMNQQLAQGFASGKPADVFYMDASRFADYAKNGSLYPYADQLSDNSDFYEPLRQTFTYEGKQYCAPKDFSTLALEINTDSWEKAGLTDADVPTTWEQLEAVSKKLTTKDQVGLGIGVGIDRLGAFVVQNGGWWLAEDGKSATANTPAVTDALDYVQRNVKAGNFKMSNQLDSGWGGEAFGTGKAAMTIEGNWIKGAVKNDYPDLKYKTVELPAGPAGKGTLQFTQCWGVASDSKAQAQAVDLVKSLTTVDQQMAFADAFGVMPSRQSAAAQYQEKFPEDAPFIAGGEYGHGPINAPGMEQVVADLNSKLESFGNANLPQVLGGFDTNAGSALGK comes from the coding sequence ATGACGCGCACGACCCGTACGACCGCCCTGGTCCTCGCCCTCAGCGGCGCCCTTGCCCTGTCCGCCTGTGGCGGAGGCGGATTCGAGGAGGAGGGCGCCTCCAGCGCGCCGGCGTCGGCCAGCGGCCCGGTCGACCTGACGATGCTCATCGCCTCCTCCGGCGACGCCGAGACCAACGCCGTCAAGGCCGCGGCCGACGCGTGGGCCAAGAAGTCCGGCAACAAGGTCACCGTCACCGCGGCGAGCGACATGAACCAGCAGCTCGCCCAGGGCTTCGCGAGCGGCAAGCCCGCCGACGTGTTCTACATGGACGCCTCGCGCTTCGCCGACTACGCGAAGAACGGCAGCCTCTACCCCTACGCCGACCAGCTGTCCGACAACAGCGACTTCTACGAGCCGCTGCGCCAGACCTTCACCTACGAGGGCAAGCAGTACTGCGCCCCGAAGGACTTCTCGACCCTCGCGCTCGAGATCAACACCGACTCCTGGGAGAAGGCCGGCCTGACCGACGCCGACGTCCCGACGACGTGGGAGCAGCTCGAGGCCGTCTCCAAGAAGCTGACCACGAAGGACCAGGTCGGCCTCGGCATCGGCGTCGGCATCGACCGGCTCGGCGCGTTCGTCGTCCAGAACGGCGGCTGGTGGCTCGCCGAGGACGGCAAGAGCGCGACGGCGAACACCCCCGCCGTCACCGACGCCCTCGACTACGTGCAGCGCAACGTCAAGGCCGGCAACTTCAAGATGTCCAACCAGCTCGACTCCGGGTGGGGCGGCGAGGCGTTCGGCACCGGCAAGGCCGCGATGACCATCGAGGGCAACTGGATCAAGGGCGCCGTCAAGAACGACTACCCCGACCTGAAGTACAAGACCGTCGAGCTCCCGGCCGGCCCGGCGGGCAAGGGGACGCTGCAGTTCACCCAGTGCTGGGGCGTCGCGTCCGACTCCAAGGCCCAGGCCCAGGCCGTCGACCTCGTGAAGTCCCTGACCACCGTCGACCAGCAGATGGCCTTCGCCGACGCGTTCGGCGTCATGCCGAGCCGCCAGTCGGCCGCCGCCCAGTACCAGGAGAAGTTCCCGGAGGACGCGCCCTTCATCGCCGGCGGTGAGTACGGCCACGGCCCGATCAACGCCCCCGGGATGGAGCAGGTCGTCGCCGACCTCAACTCCAAGCTCGAGAGCTTCGGCAACGCCAACCTGCCGCAGGTCCTCGGCGGCTTCGACACCAACGCCGGCTCCGCCCTCGGCAAGTGA